A genomic region of Elaeis guineensis isolate ETL-2024a chromosome 9, EG11, whole genome shotgun sequence contains the following coding sequences:
- the LOC140851552 gene encoding uncharacterized protein, with the protein MKKAATPSRGIGNGSAGGGGGGGLFSRSPESRRCVRFPARSLPFSGEFATLGLTPSASKSDVKRAYKRLALKYHPDVMRGEKGVQEEEAFKEIKSAYENIMAQFEGESHSTEQALNDEWDEWDEWMGFEGGIPVVHHPY; encoded by the exons ATGAAGAAGGCAGCCACGCCGTCGAGGGGAATTGGGAACGGATCGGCCGGCGGCGGCGGAGGCGGCGGCCTCTTCTCGAGGTCGCCGGAGAGCCGGCGATGCGTGAGATTTCCGGCGAGATCGCTGCCGTTCTCCGGGGAGTTCGCCACCCTGGGGCTGACGCCGTCCGCGTCCAAGTCCGACGTCAAGCGCGCCTACAAACGCCTGGCCTTGAAG TACCACCCGGATGTGATGAGAGGGGAGAAGGGGGTCCAAGAGGAGGAAGCTTTTAAGGAGATCAAATCTGCATACGAG AATATAATGGCCCAGTTTGAAGGAGAAAGTCACTCCACTGAACAAGCACTTAATGATGAATGGGATGAATGGGACGAATGGATGGGTTTTGAAGGAGGAATACCTGTGGTCCATCACCCTTATTGA